In Halarcobacter mediterraneus, the following proteins share a genomic window:
- the cysE gene encoding serine O-acetyltransferase: protein MSLWKQIKEDFSVPKLNDPALDSSFELFFNYPGVWAIINHRIANKLYNKGWTKTARALVGIGSLLTKTDIHPAATIGRRVFIDHAIGVVIGATTIIEDDVLIYQGVTLGGVSLDKGKRHPTIRSNAVIGSGAKVLGNIIIDKNSKVGANSVVVCNVPKNSTAVGVPAKIIKKDKKNCRLAHDDLPDINKEMFKYLIERIHILEEVLKEEDGIDVSNKDKKLEEDYNRFIDAMNSIKK, encoded by the coding sequence ATATCTTTATGGAAACAAATAAAAGAAGATTTTTCCGTTCCTAAATTAAATGATCCAGCATTAGACTCTAGTTTTGAACTATTCTTTAACTATCCAGGTGTTTGGGCAATTATTAATCATAGAATTGCAAATAAACTTTATAATAAAGGTTGGACAAAAACAGCAAGAGCTTTAGTAGGAATAGGATCTTTACTAACAAAAACAGATATTCACCCAGCTGCAACAATTGGAAGAAGAGTATTTATAGATCATGCAATTGGGGTTGTTATTGGAGCTACAACTATTATTGAAGATGATGTTCTTATTTATCAAGGAGTAACCTTAGGTGGAGTAAGTCTGGATAAAGGTAAACGTCACCCTACTATTAGATCAAATGCAGTTATAGGAAGTGGAGCAAAAGTATTAGGAAATATCATAATTGATAAAAACTCAAAAGTTGGTGCAAATTCTGTAGTTGTTTGTAATGTTCCTAAAAACTCTACAGCCGTTGGAGTTCCAGCTAAAATTATTAAAAAAGATAAGAAAAACTGTAGACTTGCCCATGATGATTTACCAGATATTAATAAAGAGATGTTTAAATATCTTATAGAGAGAATTCATATTTTAGAAGAAGTACTTAAAGAAGAAGATGGTATAGATGTAAGCAACAAAGATAAAAAATTAGAAGAAGATTACAATAGATTTATTGATGCTATGAATTCAATAAAGAAATAA
- a CDS encoding sulfite exporter TauE/SafE family protein, translating into MLELSIFGIITGFVSGFFGVGGGMILVPMLIASGFIMKEAIAISIMQMVFSSIYGSFLNSKKAKSVFKDGIVIGLGGFVGGLQNSFIHSLVSDLFLQYLFILIIIFSIVKIFFSPSEPTEEIKQHSKLRLFTVGFFIGIIAMSIGVGGAVMLIPILVGFMKYPLKVATSLSLFFVIFSSVAGFTSLAISEQMLYKEGLVVGLASLIGVFFGIKMKNSIKATSYKKYILILNFIILTTMLYKTLF; encoded by the coding sequence ATGTTAGAACTTTCAATATTTGGAATTATTACAGGTTTTGTATCTGGTTTTTTTGGTGTAGGAGGAGGAATGATTCTTGTTCCTATGCTTATAGCTAGTGGTTTTATTATGAAAGAAGCCATTGCAATTTCTATTATGCAAATGGTTTTTTCTTCAATTTATGGTTCTTTTTTAAACTCAAAGAAAGCAAAATCTGTTTTCAAAGATGGTATTGTTATTGGACTTGGTGGTTTTGTAGGAGGATTGCAAAATAGCTTTATCCACTCTTTAGTTTCTGACCTCTTTTTACAATATTTATTTATACTAATCATTATATTTTCTATTGTAAAAATTTTTTTCTCACCTTCTGAACCCACTGAAGAAATAAAACAACATAGTAAATTAAGACTTTTTACAGTTGGTTTTTTTATTGGAATTATTGCAATGAGTATTGGTGTTGGTGGAGCAGTAATGTTAATACCAATTTTAGTTGGTTTTATGAAATATCCATTAAAAGTAGCTACTAGCCTAAGTCTATTTTTTGTAATTTTCTCTTCCGTAGCAGGATTCACTTCTTTGGCAATAAGTGAACAAATGCTTTATAAAGAAGGGCTTGTTGTAGGGCTTGCATCTTTAATTGGTGTATTTTTTGGTATAAAAATGAAAAACTCTATAAAAGCCACTTCTTATAAAAAATATATTCTTATTTTAAATTTTATTATTTTAACTACTATGCTTTATAAAACTCTTTTCTAA